In Mus musculus strain C57BL/6J chromosome 14, GRCm38.p6 C57BL/6J, the following are encoded in one genomic region:
- the Olfr742 gene encoding olfactory receptor 742 — translation MKTLSSPSNSSTITGFILLGFPCPREGQILLFVTFFIVYILILMGNASIICAVYCDQSLHTPMYFLLANFSFLEIWYVTSTVPNMLANFLSDTKVISFSGCFLQFYFFFSFGSTECFFLAVMAFDRYLAICRPLHYPSLMTGHLCNILVISCWVLGFLWFPVPIIIISQMSFCGSRIIDHFLCDPGPLLALACSRAPLMEVFWTIIMSMLLVIPFLFIMGTYILVLRAVFRLPSRDGQKKAFSTCGSHLTVVSLFYCSVMKMYLSPTSEHEAGMQKLVTLFYSVGTPLLNPVIYSLRNKDMKNALQKILRT, via the coding sequence ATGAAAACCCTCAGCAGCCCCAGCAACTCCAGCACCATCACTGGCTTCATCCTCTTGGGCTTCCCCTGCCCCAGGGAGGGGCAAATCCTCCTCTTTGTGACCTTCTTCATTGTTTACATACTCATTCTTATGGGCAATGCTTCCATCATCTGTGCTGTGTACTGTGATCAGAGCCTCCACACCCCCATGTACTTCCTGCTGGCCAACTTCTCCTTCCTGGAGATCTGGTATGTCACCTCCacagtccccaacatgttggccAACTTCCTTTCAGACACCAAGGTCATCTCTTTCTCTGGATGCTTCCTGcagttctatttcttcttctcctttggtTCTACAGAATGCTTTTTCCTGGCAGTCATGGCATTTGATCGATACCTTGCCATCTGTAGGCCACTACATTATCCTTCTCTCATGACTGGGCACCTCTGCAACATCCTTGTGATCAGTTGCTGGGTGCTTGGTTTCCTCTGGTTCCCTGtacccatcatcatcatctcccaGATGTCCTTCTGTGGGTCCAGAATTATAGACCACTTCCTGTGTGACCCAGGCCCTCTTTTGGCCCTTGCCTGTTCCAGAGCCCCATTGATGGAGGTTTTCTGGACAATTATAATGTCTATGCTCCTGGTTATTCCTTTCCTCTTCATCATGGGAACTTACATATTGGTCCTAAGAGCTGTGTTTAGACTTCCTTCAAGAGATGGACAAAAAAAGGCCTTCTCCACTTGCGGGTCTCATCTCACAGTAGTTTCACTCTTTTATTGCTCAGTGATGAAAATGTATTTGAGCCCAACATCTGAGCATGAAGCTGGAATGCAGAAGCTTGTAACTCTATTTTATTCTGTGGGTACTCCACTACTTAATCCTGTGATATACAGTCTGAGGAACAAAGATATGAAAAATGCCCTGCAGAAGATTTTAagaacataa
- the Olfr743 gene encoding olfactory receptor 743, whose product MKTLSSPSNSSTITGFILLGFPCPREGQILLFVIFFVVYLLILMGNASIICAVYCDQRLHTPMYLLLANFSFLEIWYVTSTVPNMLANFLSDNKIISFAGCFLQFYFFFSFGSTECFFLAVMAFDRYLAICRPLHYPSLMTRRLCNILVISCWVLGFLWFPVPIIIISQMSFCGSRIIDHFLCDPGPLLALACSRAPLMEVFWTIIMSILLVIPFLFIMGSYILVLRTVFRLPSRDGQKKAFSTCGSHVTVVSLFYGSVMIMYMSPSSGHEAGMQKIVTLFYSVGTPLLNPVIYSLRNKDMKNALQKILRT is encoded by the coding sequence ATGAAAACCCTCAGCAGCCCCAGCAATTCCAGCACCATCACAGGCTTCATCCTTTTGGGCTTCCCCTGCCCCAGGGAGGGGCAAATCCTTCTCTTTGTGATCTTCTTCGTTGTCTACCTACTCATCCTCATGGGCAACGCTTCCATCATCTGTGCTGTGTACTGTGATCAGAGACTCCACACCCCCATGTACCTCCTGCTGGCCAACTTCTCCTTCCTGGAAATCTGGTATGTCACTTCCacagtccccaacatgttggccAACTTCCTCTCTGACAACAAGATCATTTCCTTCGCTGGATGCTTCCTGcagttctatttcttcttctcctttggtTCTACAGAATGCTTTTTCCTGGCAGTCATGGCATTTGATCGATACCTTGCCATCTGTAGGCCACTACATTATCCTTCTCTCATGACTAGGCGCCTCTGCAACATCCTTGTGATCAGTTGCTGGGTGCTTGGTTTCCTCTGGTTCCCTGtacccatcatcatcatctcccaGATGTCCTTCTGTGGGTCCAGAATTATAGACCACTTCCTGTGTGACCCAGGTCCTCTTTTGGCCCTTGCCTGTTCCAGAGCCCCATTGATGGAGGTTTTCTGGACAATTATAATGTCTATTCTCCTGGTTATTCCTTTCCTCTTCATCATGGGATCTTACATATTGGTCCTAAGAACTGTGTTCAGACTTCCTTCAAGAGATGGACAAAAAAAGGCCTTCTCCACCTGTGGGTCACATGTGACTGTGGTTTCTCTTTTCTATGGCTCAGTGATGATAATGTATATGAGCCCATCATCTGGACACGAAGCTGGAATGCAGAAGATTGTGACTCTGTTTTATTCTGTGGGTACTCCATTACTTAATCCTGTGATATACAGTCTGAGGAACAAAGATATGAAAAATGCCCTGCAAAAGATTTTAAGAacataa